Proteins from a single region of Candidatus Saccharibacteria bacterium:
- a CDS encoding ATP-binding cassette domain-containing protein: MDFGKKTVIKDLSLTINKGETFGLLGSNGSGKTTTIRALLGIYMPTGGELLINGEPYRVDGGVRLGYLPEERGLYKKEKVIDIMTYFGQLKGLSRNEARSWSMNFLKRVNLENEASTNLDKLSGGMQQKIQVGIAVMGDPQLLILDEPAKGFDPVNRRLLMDIIEEHQAEGATVIFVTHQMEEVERLCDRILLLKDGESRLYGTVDEVKDEFGGKMLEIISDNPVPKNDKLYKYIRKEGHTTLLEPVADLLAIQRSLTTAGVACTKFELKRPSLDDIFVTVYGDTAKETN, encoded by the coding sequence ATGGATTTCGGCAAAAAGACCGTCATCAAAGATCTTTCTCTTACTATAAATAAAGGCGAAACGTTTGGGCTTCTTGGTAGTAACGGGTCGGGCAAAACCACGACAATCCGCGCACTTCTTGGTATTTATATGCCGACCGGCGGCGAGCTTCTTATAAACGGCGAGCCGTATCGTGTAGATGGCGGCGTGCGCCTTGGGTATCTTCCGGAAGAACGTGGCCTCTACAAAAAAGAAAAAGTTATCGACATAATGACGTATTTTGGTCAGCTAAAAGGCCTATCCCGCAATGAAGCGCGTAGTTGGTCGATGAACTTTTTAAAGCGCGTCAACCTAGAAAACGAGGCGTCCACAAATCTCGATAAACTTTCGGGCGGTATGCAACAAAAAATCCAGGTGGGTATTGCCGTTATGGGCGACCCCCAGCTGCTTATTCTCGACGAGCCTGCTAAAGGCTTCGATCCAGTCAACCGCCGACTACTCATGGACATTATCGAGGAGCACCAAGCAGAGGGTGCGACGGTTATATTTGTCACCCACCAAATGGAAGAAGTCGAGCGCCTGTGCGATCGTATTCTTCTACTAAAAGATGGCGAAAGTCGGCTTTACGGTACCGTCGACGAAGTAAAAGATGAGTTTGGCGGCAAAATGCTGGAAATCATCTCAGACAACCCCGTTCCAAAAAACGACAAGCTATATAAATACATTCGCAAAGAAGGGCACACGACGCTTCTCGAGCCAGTCGCTGACCTTTTAGCAATTCAGCGCTCGCTTACTACGGCAGGCGTCGCTTGCACTAAGTTCGAGCTAAAGCGCCCATCGCTCGATGATATTTTCGTAACGGTATATGGCGACACCGCAAAGGAGACAAACTAA